The DNA window AGACTTCTGAAATCACGAATTAAAAGTGGGTATTGAATGATGTATATTTGTCTGCATATCGATTTGTAGAACAAAACAAGAACCAAATTCGCTGAAAAATGAGAGACGGATTTATGTAGGAACTCTACTTAAAGATGTAGTCACACTGGATGAGGTagaacaagtttttttttaaaataaatcatagtTTCCAAATAGGGTAATTCTTGAGTGGGCATTAAAAGCTAATAAATTAAACTCTTTTTGATTAAAGGAAATCTAGCCATGAATGTTAGATTCAAAAAGGTAACAAACCAGAAATCTCTTTTTCAATGATCAGACGTCTGACGGATGATTTTTTTCACGATCACAGTTCTTGCCATCGTTAAATCGCTCCTAGTCTTATCAGCACTCTTAGTTAGATCATCAATAGCCTGAATAAACCCAtcaatcatcttcttcatctcttcaaCAGCAACCATCACTGCCTCATCTTCTTCTCTAACTGCAAAATCAGCATTCTGTAACAAAGCCTCAATCTTGATCTCCAATCTATGAACATGAATCCGAATCCCTTCCAAATCTCTAATCGCTAAAAAAGTCCCCGTTTCCATTGTTGTAACAATTACCCTTTGTTCTTTTAATTCCTTCTGGTATTTTGTCCAGAGTGAATTCAACCATTTCCCCATCGTCCCCAATGGAACAGCAGCTGCTCCGGCCAAAGCAATAACAACAGGCGGTGCTGAAATCGCTGTCGCCACAATCGAGAAGACTATAACGCCAGCAAACACGGTAGCGAAAATCACATTTGAAACCCTCTTCCATGTTTTTGCAGATTTCAATTTCGCATCAAGAATCGTTTTTGTCCGTTGAAGTTTCTGTAACAATGATCTTTGTTTCATGGGGAGAGATTGTAACAGAGAAAGAAACTCGTCATCAAAAGGGTTAGCGGCGGCACTGAAATTCCTCAATTCCTGCAATGTTCGTTCATAATTCTTTCCACCATCGCAGATTTTCTCAGATTCGAACATGTTTAAAGCGAAATTGATCATCAATTGACTGTTACGTGCTCGTTTCAGGCAGCTTTGTAATGAAGTACAGAAATCCAATGTAAGAAGGCTACAATCGAAGTATTCCTGAACGAGATCACACATACCGTTGTCTTTCCATATATCTTTCTTGTATGCAAGAATGAAATCAACAGTATCCTGATTCATTTCGTTAAGAAAACGTGTGACTTCTCCGAAGGCGTTCATAGATAGGTTACGTTCAAGACCATTGGCGGCGAGGATGGTGATGACTCGGTCTGTTCTTTGCTGAAGGACGGAATCGAAGCTTTGGAGATCGGAATCGAGACGACAGGCGTCTTCGTAGCTTGTTAGAGACAATTGGATTGGATCCAAATTGGCATTTTGCATCTGGGTTTGTGAGATAGCACCAGTGCCGACATTGATTTCAGCCTCAGCAGCCGTCTTGCTAATTTGACAACCCATTTCTCGATTCAAAAGAGTGAAAATCGAAAACCCAGTATGAAAAATGAAGATATAATCGCAGATAAACCCAAAAGAGTTATGATTGTAAGCTAAGGGTTTCACCTGAAAGCAGAGAGAGGAAGCAAATGTGAGAAAGTTGAAAGAAATGATTCATAGTCAAAGAAATCAATGGAAGATTCTTTCAAAGAGCAGTTTGGCTGATAACGACCGGAGAACAACCAAAGAAGAGACTATGGTCTGAGGGAAGCCATCCATCCCAGAAAGAAGAAGGAGATATCGGCGAAGTTGCTTCTGTAAAGACAATCCTACCCTTCCaagaaatgtatatttttttagttgagGGGTAAGATTGGAATGTTATGGggattattttatttcttagtCAACCtcttgttaataaaaaaaataaaaattgagaatacgctttaaataaattttattaataaattaaatagtttaaaattatattaatattaagtttgaaaagtgattttaaaagatttaaagttatttattcaaAGATAATGTTTCAACAACAAAATacaattagaaataattttgataaaatatttaagacccaacatcaaacaaactcaGCGCGTTTTTACCTTGACTTTGTTTACACATTGAATTTgtcaaatttataaatgtttaattctATGGACTCTAGTGAGTGTACTTTTTGGTCATTTTGAATCAAGGATATATGTTtatgaatttcattttcatGACAAACTGAATAGGTTCATGGTGAATTTCATCCACCTGGCTTTCAAATATTGGTGATTCTCCCGAAAATCTAGATGTTTGATTATTGGATTTATTTTCTGGATTTTATCTGAATTTAAGATAAATTCTTTGTTTGacttaagtttaaaaaaatattttttttagtttaataaatattttagtttttaaatagaTGATATAGAATGATGaggtaaaatatattaaattatgatatttggatgaataaaaaaaaatgggacacAGAATTTATCACCTGACAAGTTTGAACTCAAGACCTTATTTCGGTTAAGCTAGAAAGAGGGAATTAAGTGATAGAATAAATGAAGCGATAAAAGGaaaaaatgttatgtttttgttaaaaaaaaataataaataataataaataaaaaatgatttagggTAAACTAAAAATTGAATTGATTAGGTTGAAtggattttgtttcattttaaagCTAAAATATATGGGTATGTATGATAATcgtatttattcaattttaaaatattatgtatctCTAAATTGTCCATGATTCATTTTTAAtgctaaaatattataaaaaaaatcttcaaaaaacAATCAATTTAATAGTCAATTAGTATAgataaattatgtgattaacAACAAATGTAAGAACAAGTAAACAAGTAAATGTTTACATTAACAACGACttcttaaaatcattaataaaatcCACTCCTAATATTCTCTTTTCTTCTTAACACTACTTTTcctaattatattattcttaatttaattaaataattataattccgAAAAAACACTTTAATCCCGTGACAAGTTTGAAGTTTGAGAATTTCAACATCAGTTTTTGTGTCaggaatttttttaaaataaaatattattttaatttttttttcaataattcatgacaagttttaaaattaattataaaaataattaattttaattcaaattttaaaaaatcgaaAATTTGCCACAATCAAATTACAATAGGATTGGTTAGAAATCcgttattaaaattaattaaaaataattaatataaaagattatttatttgaacagagtcaccaattgattttttaaaaaaaaaatgacatacatGTACAAACTTATTAGCTAAAGTTTCTTTTAATTCGTAGTTTAATGATACTCAAGAAAAGACTTTCGCGCTCTATTCTCCGTATCCGTTTtgaaaacggtctctacttataaatttgacttttgaaaattggttgtataacgttttatttttaccgATATTTCTTCTAGTCCTAGGCATATGCATAGATTTGTgcattatttaaagaattgtaacaacaattatttaaatgttggtacctatTAATGATGATGACTAGAGAGTAAAATATCTGAAGACCATCAATTTAAAAGGTATcagtgtttaaaaataaatcataaataagtctttgtcaaaatattttttatggaaatatccccaatattttgaaatcattttctaattttttgagattttaaaaaaatggtttgaggttccaaaattccaaaaataattttggaattttaaaaagggaaacaaacaggccttaggaccggtaTCCTAGATCATGGGTTCATTTTATTGGTCGGGGGATAAGagccctcggtcctaggttaggagCCTCTTGGTCGGGGCTCAAAATCATCGGACGgacctctcggttttgactgAAAAGTCTCGGTCTGGGTGCTAAGGATTTTCGGTCTTGGGTTTGAATTCTCATTCGGGTGCTAGAATTTTTGGTCGAATCTCTTGGTAATTGATGAAAGTCATCGGTCTTGGATTTGGGAgctctcggtcgggtgcgagactcctcgtTCCTAGGTCTGATTTCTCGGTCAGGTGTGAGACTCCTCTTTCCTATATTTGACTTCTCGGTCAGATTTAAAAATCatcggttggacctctcggtcctcgaTGAAGAACATTGATCGGACATATCGGTCTTATCTAAATTTTATCGGTCAGACCtttcggtcctcaagaacatcaaaattgtaggtttttCAGGGATtgaattctttgatccaagggcctaggcagcttcacaaagctcccaggaACATTTAAACATCacctcaaggtatcaatcgacatgggtgataattaattcattcaaaatattttttagcaaaaaattaggtttttggttttaaagttgttttgaagtgtaaggagctaaccaataactttcttatacttcatatacttaattggtaccaaaataagaacattggatgttcgtttggaccaattcaagaactcagaaatttcatttattttgaaaaaaataattttgatccAAAATGATCGGAATAGATCAatcatgattcaaatagttatccaacatcattagaaacatgttgggatgCTTTCTGGGTAGCTATTCTTGAAGATTAACCCAAGAACTACAAACccgattttttaatttttaaaattcaaatttgagtttttctgtttaaggttgattgattgattctaacATAAACAAGATCATTTTTCAATCCTAAAATTCAACAACCAGacaatatacaaacttatgaaaatcgaaatacaaaaatttcaatttcaaattggaaatatgaattaaaggatgattgaaaATATACTAAGGATTAGATAACACTCCTTAAATCTTAtggaagcttttgggatgcaTGTATCCAAACTTTAGAGCATTATACGAAAATTtcgaaaaaataaaagttttgagctttaatggcggattttcgAAATTCTTTGATTAGAGGCTTGAGATGTTATCTTTTGGCTTTGGAATTGTTGATAAATCGGTTAAGGGGctcaagtggatcgaatcatCCAAAATCCATTAATtgtgttttggttgttcttgaatCAATTTACTGAAATAGGCACTGATTGTGCCTAGAtatgtaggggaaatgatcatcgtggtagggtgatcatttcaacaTTTGAATTAGTCAATTTGGTTGACTTCTTCCTTATCTCTCCGGTGATCGCGACGAAGAAGATGGTGGTGGACAAAAGGACATCGTTTTGGGCGCTTTTGGTGAATGCGGAGCGTTCCATCAGCGTTTCGTTGCGTTTTGTTGGCGATTGAGCGTTTCGTTAGTGTTTCAGCTAACAAGAGTTAACCGATCAAGTGAGGCGCGAACGCACATTCCCTTTGTTGCAGCGGGCTACACGGGTAGTCTGTGAGCGTTGGATGACAATCCAACGTTCATCCGATGGTTCTGGTCCTTGCTGCAGCTATAATTTCGGCCACACAAGattacacatttatttttattttaaaatcttaagggtttgtttgaaattgatttttcttttacatttttggcttttattttaattttttcaaatacacaaaatattaaaataaatatgacaaatattttgcctatttttttatttatattttagggttaaataaatattttttggagATGAAATGTGTACCTCATTTCAtcttaacttattattttaatcccttgattttttctaaaattattttaagataaaatgagtacaaaatttatcccaaataattttatttttttattttgacatttttttaattaattagattttaattatcacaataattattctaactaattgttttaattaggttttagtcttgaggttaattatttaaattttattgattcgaaaataaatcaaaataattatttttaattttataaattggatgtttaaatttttaatacttacaataataataataataataatatatatataaatcattaattgctattaaatttaaataagaattacATCTAGAAAagtaattagtaaaaaataatacaaaataatatttataaaatcgaAATAAACAATTGATGGTCtagatatcaaattatataaataatttacagaaataaaaattcaaataaaaattccaACTATCATGCAGTTAGTTGAGAATCACTCAAAAAATGAACTCAATTGAGTTCTTAaacattgtttatataatttgatatctagattatcaattatttatttcaattatataaatgttattttgtattactttttgaataattaactttttatatgtaattcttatttaaatttaatgacaattaattctttatacaaatatatatatatatatatatatatattaattattataagcactaaaaatttacacaccagtttataaaattaaagtaattattttgatttatttttgaataaataaaattaaaataatcaaccccatggttaaaacttaattaaaacaattaattattgtgataattaaaacctaattaattaaagagaatggtcaaaataataaaataaaattatttaggataaatgttgtactcatttcatcccataattatttattaaactctaaaaatatttaaaaaataaataaataaattggtaaaatatttgtcatatttattttaatattttatgtatttaaaaagatcaaaatcaAAGCCCAAAagttgaaagaaaaattaatttcaaacaaatccttaaggtttcataataaaaataaaattcgtaATTGGGTGTATTCGAAATCGGAAAATAAAGTTACAACAGTGACTGAAGCCATCGAATGAGCATCAGGTCTCCATTTGATGCTCCAGGTATGCCCCCGTAGCCCGTTGGACTAGAAGGAGTACGCGCTCGCGAGGCACCGGATCGGCTAACGCCCGTTAGCCAGATCACTAACGGAACGCCCAAACGCACTAACGCCTTGACAGATCACTAACAGAACGCAAAACACGTgcaaaacgacgttgttttggcCTCCGATCGTTTTCCTCATCGTGATGCCGCgaagataaggatgaagaaTCGTCTTTCATTTTGCCAACTTTGAACTCAGTCATTAGTCCACATTTTTAGATGACTCAAAAGCTAAAATAATCACCCTACTTCTATGATCATTTCTACTACTTCCATAGAGGTGATTCATCCTTATATCTTCAAGTGGGATCAAGAACAACCAATACaccattaatgacattttgCTGATTCGATCCACTTAAAGCCTCCACTGACTCAAGGATGCTATAAATACACCCCGAGTCATTTTGAATCCAAGTAATCCATTATCCACcttaaaatcaaagaaaatcaaaaatccgccattaaagttTGAAGCTTTcggatttttcgaattttctgtttgaatccttaaagcttggatctgagtatcccaaaagcttccctaaggatTAAGGAGCGTTCTCCAATCCTAAGTAAGgtttcaatcaccctctaattcatatttacagtttgaatatgaaatttttaaatttcaaattaaataagcTTGTATGTTTGCTGTTTATGGTATTTTATGGTTGGATATTGATCATAAGATCATTTATCAACTTTCTGGATATGTTAGAAACAATTAATTAACCTAAAACAGAAAAACCCAaatatgaattttcaaaataaaaaaaacgtaTTTATTATTCTTGGGCTAATTCTCTTGAATCACAATCCATAAAGCATCCCGACATTATTGTaatcatgttgggaaactatttggatcatgtttgatcaaaatcaaaattttcaaaataattaaaaaaaaattgagttcttgatttggtcaataCGAACagctagtgttcttgttttggtatcaatcaaatATGAGATATAAGGGAGCTATTGGGTAACTCCTTTCTCATCAAaacaacattaaaataaaaaatctaaattttgatcacaaactattttgaacgatttgatcatCAACCAGGTTGATTGATACATTGGATGACgatcaacatgttcctaagaggtttgtgaagctacccaaactattggatcaaagaatccaagctaaAAAACGAATTAAAAAACTTGCACTCTtttgttcttgaggaccgaggatTGTACGCCTaagaccgagagatccgaccgaggattctcggtccggaccgaaacctaggaccgagaaattcaAACCTAGGATCGAGAATTTCAATagaaccgagaggtccgaccgatgattttaatctaggaccgagaggtacAACCCAGGACCGAGATGTTTGACCTAAAACCGAGGATTCTCGAACCTATGACCGATgaacttagcctagagctaacCAAATACTGGTGGGTTTATACACCCAAACCGACGAACTTAGCCTAGGGCTAACCCAAGACCGATAAGTTTATACATCCAGACCTGTAATTTTAGCCAAGGATTGAGAGTCCTTAGAACCCAGACCAATGATTTTTAGACCCCGACCCATAAAAATGGATCCAAGGCTTAGGACTCCGGCcctaaggcatgtttggttccacttttcaaaactaaaattatttttgtaattttggaaccctaaaccattttctaaatatcccgaaaaattagaaaatgatttaaaaatatttttgagatatttccacaaaaaatattttgactaaggcttgtttggtgtttatttctaaaccctaaacccttacAATGATTGAAATTCTTCAGGTATAATCCTCCCTagttatcatcaacaacatataccatcatttaaatattattgttttaatattttaagtaacgctaaaacctagaagcatgactaggatcaggtgaataatcggttaaaactcaattaaaacttaaacgttatacaacaaattttcaaaagtcaactttataagtagagatcgtttttaaaacgggtacgaaGGATTAAGCGCAGAAGCCTTTCCTAAGTATCACCAAATTacgaattaaaagaaaaatgatggtCAATACGTTTATATAagtatgccaacttttattaattttcaaaaattaattggcgactctattttaaaataaataatattttaaattaattatatttaattaatttaaattaaatgatttctAAAAAATGAAACTCTCATTTAATTACCGTAAATTcccgaattatttaaaattgaattcaaaattaattatttttaattaattttaaaagcggttaggaatcatttaaaaatattttaaataatattttattttaaaagaaaattttgacacgtaaattaaaattgaaattttcgaATTTCTCCCCCAAAGATTTTTTCAGGGTTTACCaatgtgaatatatataattttaaatttctaatgtgattgtgttttttttgggtaaaaaagattaaaaaagaggtatatatatgtttaaatttatattttattattattattattttatatgaataattaatttcataaatatatataattatttaatgattaaataaaattatatataaaaactaaaaggagaagttaaaaagaaaaaaaataataaagaatggaaagatgaaagaaaatgaataaattaattataaaaaagtgataaagagaagaaaaaaaatgttaaaattgtaAGATTAAAGTTGAAGTTATAATTTAGACTACGTTTGGTATGGGTTACAATACTATAGATAAagtagtgatatatatatagtaaattaaAAGGATTGtttggttaattaatatttatatgtacagtattaattaagtattatttataCCTTATAAGGGGTATAACTTAATACCTACCTAAACTAGTTACAAtgagttataaaatttaatatattcttttaatcttaattttataaaattattaaaattttaatttctttattatattttaaaatataataataataataaattatatttaattattaatttaaatttaacaatatttaattttcaaacttaaataataataaatatacaattacttatttttatttgatttttttaatttatatattttttaatttctataaataaaaattatattattttaagtataaaattttttaatgtgataatttttatacataattaaatataattattatttaaaaataataataatgttagttaaaaataatagtcatatataaaattaatttataaaataaaattgtatttcattattaaaataatatatataaattaattatataaatgactgatattattattattattattaattaatacaatttatatatatatatatataatttatttcttgaaactaatttataattataatgttggaattttaaatattatttattaaaaatattattattgttgtatacaaataattaatattatttcaatatacaaatatttataataataaataaattttaaaattaaatatt is part of the Impatiens glandulifera chromosome 1, dImpGla2.1, whole genome shotgun sequence genome and encodes:
- the LOC124919370 gene encoding UPF0496 protein At4g34320-like, translated to MGCQISKTAAEAEINVGTGAISQTQMQNANLDPIQLSLTSYEDACRLDSDLQSFDSVLQQRTDRVITILAANGLERNLSMNAFGEVTRFLNEMNQDTVDFILAYKKDIWKDNGMCDLVQEYFDCSLLTLDFCTSLQSCLKRARNSQLMINFALNMFESEKICDGGKNYERTLQELRNFSAAANPFDDEFLSLLQSLPMKQRSLLQKLQRTKTILDAKLKSAKTWKRVSNVIFATVFAGVIVFSIVATAISAPPVVIALAGAAAVPLGTMGKWLNSLWTKYQKELKEQRVIVTTMETGTFLAIRDLEGIRIHVHRLEIKIEALLQNADFAVREEDEAVMVAVEEMKKMIDGFIQAIDDLTKSADKTRSDLTMARTVIVKKIIRQTSDH